One Indicator indicator isolate 239-I01 chromosome Z, UM_Iind_1.1, whole genome shotgun sequence genomic window carries:
- the HDHD2 gene encoding haloacid dehalogenase-like hydrolase domain-containing protein 2, which translates to MAAWRVLKAVLVDLNGTLHIEDSAVPGAQEALKRLRGAPVTIRFVTNTTKECKRDLLERLTKLGFDIAESEIFTSLTAARNLLEQKQVRPLLLVDDKALSDFSGLATDDPNAVVVGLAPEHFHYEMMNRAFRLILNGAPLIAIHKARYFKKKDGMALGPGPFVTGLEYATDTKATVVGKPEKTFFLEALRGIDCAPEEAVMIGDDCRDDVGGAQNAGMRGILVRTGKYRPADEDKINPSPYLTCENFPEAVEHILQHLL; encoded by the exons ATGGCAGCTTGGCGTGTGCTGAAAGCTGTCTTGGTGGATCTCAACGGCACACTTCACATTGAAGACTCGGCTGTGCCAGGCGCGCAGGAAGCTCTTAAAAG GCTGCGTGGTGCTCCAGTTACCATTCGGTTTGTGACCAACACAACGAAGGAGTGcaagagagacctgctggagaggctgaCAAAGCTGGGATTTGACATTGCAGAAAGTGAGATCTTCACATCTCTGACAGCAGCCAGAAATCTCCTGGAGCAAAAGCAAGTGCGGCCTCTCCTCCTGGTGGATGACAAGGCCCTGTCTGACTTTTCAG GCTTAGCCACTGATGACCCCAATGCAGTGGTGGTAGGACTGGCTCCCGAGCACTTTCACTATGAGATGATGAACAGAGCATTTCG GTTGATTTTGAATGGTGCTCCTCTTATAGCTATACATAAAGCCAGATACTTCAAGAAAAAAGATGGCATGGCTCTGGGACCTGGACCTTTTGTAACTGGGCTGGAATATGCAACAGACACCAAAGCAACAGTGGTGGGGAAGCCAGAGAAAACCTTCTTCCTGGAAGCTCTGCGGGGGATTGACTGTGCCCCAGAGGAAGCCGTCATGATTGGTGAT GACTGCCGGGATGATGTTGGTGGTGCCCAGAATGCAGGCATGCGTGGGATTTTGGTGAGGACTG GTAAATATCGACCGGCAGATGAAGACAAAATCAATCCATCTCCTTACTTAACCTGTGAGAATTTCCCAGAGGCAGTGGAACATATCCTACAGCATCTGCTCTGA